The sequence AGGACGGATCAACGACGACGACGTGAAGGCGGTACGGGACGCGGTCCCGATCGACGCCGTGGTCTCCGAGTACCTCCAGCTACGGAACGCGGGCGGCGGCAACCTCAAGGGCCTGTGCCCCTTCCACGACGAGAAGTCCCCTTCCTTCCAGGTCAGCCCCAGCAAGGGGCTCTACCACTGCTTCGGCTGCCAGGCGGGCGGGGACACCCTCGACTTCGTCATGAAGATCGACCACCTCTCCTTCTCGGAGGCGGTCGAGCGCCTGGCCGGCCTGGCCGGCATCACCCTGCGGTACGAGGAGGGCGGCTACACCGCCGGCACCAGCGGCCGCGGTGACCGCATCCGGCTGGTCGAGGCGCACAAGGCCGCCGCCCAGTTCTACGTCGACCAGCTGGGCAGCCCCGAGGCGGAGATCGGCCGCAAGTTCCTGGCGGAGCGCGGCTTCGACCAGGCCGCGGCCACGCACTTCAGCGTGGGTTACAGCCCGGCCGGATGGGACCACCTGACCCGCTTCCTGCGCGGCAAGGGCTTCACCGACAAGGAACTGATCACCTCCGGGCTCGCCCAGGACAGCCGCAGCGGCAAGCCGATCGACCGCTTCCGCGGCCGGCTGATGTGGCCCATCCGCGACATCAGCGGCGAGGTGGTCGGCTTCGGTGCGCGCAAGCTGCGCGACGACGACAACGGGCCGAAGTACCTGAACACCCCCGAGACCGCGATCTACAAGAAGTCCCAGGTGCTCTACGGCATCGACCTGGCGAAGAAGGAGATCGCGAAGACCTCCCGGGCCGTGGTCGTCGAGGGCTACACCGACGTGATGGCCTGCCACCTGGCCGGGGTCACCACCGCGATCGCCACCTGTGGCACCGCCTTCGGCGGGGACCACATCAAGATCCTGCGCCGGCTGCTGATGGACAACGCCACCGCCGAGGTGATCTTCACCTTCGACGGCGACGCGGCGGGCCAGAAGGCCGCGCTGCGGGCCTTCGAGGACGACCAGAAGTTCGCCGCGGAGACCTCGATCACCATCGCCCCCGGCGGTATGGACCCCTGCGACCTGCGGCTCGCCCAAGGCGACGCGGCCGTGTCCGGCCTGGTGGAGGCCCGCACTCCGCTGTTCGAGTTCGCCCTGCGGCACATCGTGTCCCGGCACAACCTGGAGAACCCGGCGGGCCGGGCGGCCGCGCTGGACGAGGCCGCGCCCGTCGTCGCCCACATCAAGAACATCGCGATCCAGCACGAGTCGGCGGTCCAGCTGGCGGGCATGCTGGGCATCCGCGACGAGCAGTTCGTGGTCAAGCGGGTCGCACAGCTGGCCCGCTGGGCCCGCGAGCGCGGACAGGGCGACGGACCGCAGGGCGGCCGACCCGGCGGGAAGCCGCAGCGGGGCCGCGCGTCCTACGAGGACGTCCCGGCGCCGGCCGCCCAGCCGGCCGGGGGCCCCGCGCTGAACCTGCGCAGCCCGGCCCACCGCACCGAGCGCGAGCTCCTCAAGCTCGCCCTCCAGCGGCCGGCCCTGGTCTCCCCGGCCTTCGACGCGTACGGGATGGACGAGTTCACCGCCCCGCCCTACGCGGCCGTGCGCCAGGCGATCCTGGACGCGGGCGGTGCCTCGCTCGGCGCGGAGGACTACCTGGCCCGGGTCCGCGGGGCCGCCCCGAACGACACCGTGCGCGCGCTCGTCACGGAACTGGCGGTCGAGGCCATCCACGCGAAGACCGTGGACGAGATGTACGCCGGGGTCCAGCTGGTCCAGGTGCGGCTGCGCGCCGTCGACCGCCGGGTCCACGAGATCCAGGGCACGCTGTCGCGGCTGGGCCCGCAGGCCCCGCCGGAGCAACTGGCCGCCGTCCAGGAAGAGCTGTGGGTGCTCCAGCAGTACGGCCAGCGGCTGCGCAACCGCGGCGCCGAGGGGCTGTAGCGGCGAGTCCGTAGCCGCGGGGCCCGTGGCCGCGGGTCACCGGCCGCCGGTCACCCGCGCCCGAACCAGTCGCCGCCGGGGATCTCCGTGCCCGACTCCCGCAGGTCGCGGGCGATCAACGGGGCCGCCAGATAGACCCAGGCGCGGACCGTGGTGCCGTCCGGGCGCAGCACCGGGCGGGCGATCCGGTCGTAGATGTTCCCCGGCCGGCCCGGGCCCCCGTACTCCTCCAGCTGGTCCAGCGCGGCCAGCAGCCGCCCGTAGCGACCCGGTGCCGCCGTGATCAGCTCGCCGACGACCGCCGTGCCGGGGCGGTGGACCGCGTACGGGTATCCGGGACCGTCGTAGAGCGCCGCGTCCGGGAGGACGGCCGGCTCCTGCGAGGCCGTGCGGCCGCGCAGGAACAGGTCGTGGTTGACCTCGCCCGGGCGCAGGGTCCCGTAGACGAAGAACGGGAGCGGATCGCCCGGGTCCGGTAGCCGTTCGACCGATGTCACGGGGCCCTCCCTCGGGTCTGGCACGACGGTGCGCGGCCCGGGCCGGGAGTCCCCCGCCCTCCCGCGCCCCACCACCGTACGCACCGCCGGCGCGCGTCCTCCCGGCGGGCGCCTCGGCCACGGTGGAGCCCCCGCCGGCCCGGGCCGCGGCCGGCTGCGGTCACCCGGACGGCGCGAGGCTCCCCGATAGCCGCAGCACCCGCGTTGACCTGCGGAGACGGTCAGGGGGCGGGCCTTCGCAGGGCATACCTGACGGGACATCAGCAGGCGCGCGGCCGGCGGGCCGGGTTTCCTCGGGAACACGACCCCGTGTCTTCAGGAGAGTCCCCATGCGCCGACGTACCGCACACCTGCTGACCGCGACCGTGCTGACCGCCGCCGCGTTCACCGGGCCGGTCGCCGGCGCCGTCGCCGCCGCCGAGCTCGGCGTGGTGGGCTTCGCGCCCGGGGACTTCGCGCCGCTGGAGGTGTGGCCCAAGTCCGCCGCCCCCGGCGCCACCGTGACCGTGAACACCACCGCCTGCGGGAGCGGCAGCCACGCGGACGGCGATGCCACCACGGTGGGCGGCGGCCGGTTCAAGCTGGTCCCGGGCCCCCACAAGGAGGTGGTCGTGGGGCAGTTCCAGATCGCCCACGGCACCCGCGGCGGGACCTACGGCATCGGCGTGACCTGCGCGAACGGCAAGTTCGCCACCGGCGACCTGATCGTCACCGAGCGAGGCCCGCAGGGCCACGTCAACACCGGGGTGGGCGGTGGCACGACCACCACCACCGACCCCGCCAAGATCGCGGCGGGAGCGGCCGTACTGGCCGCTGCCGCCGTCGGCGGTACCTGGCTCCTGCGTCGCCGGGCGAGCGGCACGCGGAGCTGACGGACGCCCACCGCGGCTCCGGCCGCGGTCCGACCGGTACCGTCCCCCGTCGCCCGCCCCGCGAGGTCCCCCCGTTCGCGGGGCCGGGCGACGGCCAGTCACCCCGAAACGGAAGCCGAGGGGGTACGCATGGGTGGCGATCTCGGTGGCGCGCGGGGGCGCGCCGCCCGCACCCCCACCGCCCGCCACGGCGGACTCGTCGCGCTCGCCGCCTGCGTCGGCATCTGGCTCGTGACCAGCGGTTCGCGTGAACCCGTCGGACCGCCGCTGCCCTCCCCCGCCGAATCACTGACCGCCGCCGGCGTGGTGGGCCCCGGGATCGCCCCGCTCCCCGGTTCCCCGCCGGCCCGGATCCGGATCCCCTCCATCCGGGTCGACGCCCCGCTGACCGGGCTCGGCCTGGATCGGCGCGGCAGCCTCGAAGTGCCCCCGCCGGACCGGCGCGACCTGGCCGGCTGGTACCGCGACGGCACCACACCGGGCGCCACCGGCACCGCCGTCATCGCCGGGCACGTGGACGACGCCGTCGGGCCGGGGGTCTTCTACGACCTGGGCGCGCTGCGCCGCGGGGCCTCCATCGAGATCCCGCGCGCGGACGGCCGTACGGCGGTGTTCACGGTCCACGCGGTCGAGGTCTACGACGCCAAGGCCTTCCCCGACACCCGCGTGTACGGGCCTTCGGCGCGCGCCGAGCTCCGGGTGATCACCTGCGGCGGCGGCTTCTCGCCCCGCACGGGCTACCGCGGCAACGTGGTGGTCTTCGCGCACCTCACCGGGACGTACTAGAAGCTGTTCCGGCGGGTCAGCCCCACTGCTCGATGCCGAGCTTGAGCACCAGCGCGCCCACCACCGTCAGCAGCACGCCGCGGACGAAGCCGCTGCCCTTCTTGAGCGCCATACCGGCGCCGATCATGCCGCCGGCCAGGTTGAACACCGCCATCAGCGCGGCGAGCTGCCACAGCACCATGCCCTGGTAGGCGAACATCGCGAGCGCCCCGCCGTTGGTGCAGCAGTTCACGATCTTGGCGGTGGCGGAGGCCGTGACCAGGTCGAGGTGGAGCAGCGCCGTGAGGGCGAGCACCAGGAAGGTGCCGGTGCCGGGCCCGATGAGGCCGTCGTAGAAGCCGATGCCCAGGCCCGCGAGCCCGATGGCGAGCAGCACCCGCTGCCGGCTGACGGGTGCGGTGGAGGGGGCGGTGCCGAAGCCGGGCTTGAAGATCACGACACCGGCGACGAAGACGAGGACCACCATGATCAGCGGGCGGAGGGTGTCCTTGCTGATGCCGCCCGCGAGCGCGGCACCGCCCATCGAGCCGGCGAGCGCGGCCAGGCCGATGCGGACGGCCAGTTTCACGTTCACCGGGGCCTTGCGGGCGTACGTGACGGCCGCCCCGGCGGTCCCGACGATGGCCACGGCCTTGTTGGTGCCGAGGACGGTGGCGGGGTGCGCGTTCGGCAGGCCGAGCAGGAGCGCGGGCAGGAGCAGCAGACCGCCGCCGCCCACCACCGCGTCGATCCAGCCTGCGGCGGCCGCTGCCACGCACAGGATGACGATCATGGTCGTTGATATGTCAGGCACGACCTGACCCTACGGAGCTGTTGGGTGCAGTGGGCATCAATCTCCGGAAAGTTGCGCAAAGGTTGAGCTTTGCCGGGCCGGCACCCGGTCCGGGGCCACCGGAGCCGCCGGGTCCACGGCCGCCGTCAGCACGGTCGCGGCCAGCACACCGGCCGCCCCCAACCCCGCCGCCAGCCGCCGCGCGGGCGGTACGGAGGCCAGCGCGGCCAGGGCGACCCGTGCCGGCGAGGGGCGCCGCGGCTTGCGGTGCCGGGCCGTCGCCGCCACCGGAGCCTCGGCGCCGACGGGGACGGGGACGCGGACGGGGAGGGCGACGTGCAACGGGTGACGCATGGGGCGGTGACTCCTCGGGGGAACGCGGGACGCACGGGACGCACAGGACGCACGGGAACGCGGAAGGCGCAGGATGGGTGGGGGCGCGGCTCAGAAGCTGAAGCACTCGGAATGGATCCGACCGGCCGGCACCCCGGCCCGCAGCAGCGCGGCCCGGGTCGCCTCGGCCATCCCCGGCGGCCCGCACAGGTACACGTCGTGCTCGGCCAGGTCCGGCACCAGCGCGGCCAGCGCCTGCGGGGCCAGCGGGTCGTAGGCGGCGCCGGACGGCCCGAGCAGATAGTGCAGACCGGCCTGCCGCTCGGCGGCGATGGCCTCCAGCTCGGACCGCAGCACGAGGTGCTCCTCGGCTCCGGCCCGGTAGAGCAGGGTGATGTCCCCCGGGCCCCCGGGCAGTGTCTCGAACAGGGCCCGCATCGGGGTGATCCCGACCCCGCCCGCGATCAGCAGCACCTTGGGCCTGGTCCGCCGGGCGGCGGTGAGCGCGCCGAACGGCCCGGTGGCCAGCACCCGCGTCCCGGGGCGCAGCCGGCGGATCCGGCGGGAGTGGCCACCGAGCCCCTTCACGGTGATCCGCAGGGCGTTCCCCCGTACGGGCGCGGACAGCGAGAACGGCAGGGCCGTGTGCCACAGTCGCCGCTGGAGGAACCGCCAGCGCAGGAACTGGCCCGGCTCCGCGCGCAGTTCCGCGAGGTGCTGCCCGTACATGACGACGGAGACCACCCCGGGCCCCTCGACCCGGACGTCCGCCACCCGCAGCGCGTGCCTCAGGGCCTGCCGTACGGGGACCACGCCGCGGTACCAGATCAGCAGGACGGCGACCACGGTGTGGGCGAGCGCCCAGAACCAACCGGCCGCGGCCAGATCGGGCCCGGCGAGCTGGTGCCCGAAGGCGAGGGCGGCGGCCAGGTAGACGAACAGGTGGACCCCGCGCCAGGTTTCGTGCGGCACCCGGCGGCGTACCTCCCGGGCGGAGGTCACACCGACCGCGGCCAGGAGGACGGTCCCGGCCGCGGCGGCGGCGAGCGCGGGGTAGCCGAGCAGCTCCGAGGCGGCGGAGACCACGTCGGTTCCCTCGTGCACGGCGTAGCCGAGCAGGGCGAAGAGCCCGTGCCCGAAGACGAGCAGCAGGACGTACCGGCCACCGAAGGCGTGCCAGCGGGCGAGCCGGTCGGCGCCGACGCCGTGCTCGACGGCGGGTACCCGGGCCATCAGGAACAGCAGCACCAGTACCCCGTAGCCGGCGAGCAGGCCGGACAGGTGGGCGGCGGTGGCGAACAGCGCGTCGGGCCGGGCCGAGGGCCGTACCTGCGCCGCCCAGAGCAGGGTCACCACCCCCGCACCGCCCAGCATCCCGCCCCTCACCCGCACCACCGCATCTCGCATACGGAGCACGCTAAGGGCGCGAACGGCGGCCCTGATGGTCCTTAAGGCCGCCTTGAGGAAGGCCTCACCGACCCTTAACCCCGGCGCTGAGGTCGGCGTTCCGTCCGGGTAACAGAGGCGATGTCGTGGGGAAACAGCGGCCGCGCACGCTCGTGGCATGACCTCGGACAAGCGTGTGGTGGTGATCGGCGGCGGCCTCGCGGGCCTACGGCTCGCGCAGCGGCTCGGCCCGGCCGCGGCGGTGACCGTCCTCGGCGACGAGACCCACGTGCCGTACAACCGGGTCCTGCTCGCCGAGGTCCTCGCGGGCCGGTACGCGCCGGAGGTGACGGCCCTGCCGGCACCCGGCCCGGTGCTGCGGCGGGGGGTCCGGGCGGTACGCGTGGACCGCGCCGAGCGGGCCGTGCACTGCGACGACGGCACGGTGGCCCGGTACGACACGCTGGTCCTGGCCACGGGTTCGAACGCGGTGCTCCCGCCGCTGCGCGGACTGTTCGAACCGGAAGGACGGGACCTCCCGGACGGGGTGCACGCCTTCCGCACCATGGACGACTGCCTGGCGCTCTCGGCGGCCGTACGGCCCGGGGCACGCGTGGTGGTGATCGGCGGGGGCCTGCTGGGCGTCTCGGCGACCCGTGCGCTCGCCGCGCGGGGCGCGCAGGTGGTCCTCGCCCAGCAGGGCGAACGCCTGATGGAACGCCAACTGGACGCCGAGGCCTCCACCCTGCTGCACGAGCACCTGACCGCACTCGGCGTCGAGATCCACACGGAATGCCGGGTCCGCGGCCTGCTCACATCCGCGGCACCGCTGCCAGGGGCGCTGCCCCCGGACCCCCGCGCCTCGAACGCCGGCGAGGCTGAGATTGCCCTGCGGGCGATCCAGCCGCGCCGGGCAGGCAGAGCCGGGCGAAATCCAGCCCCTCCGGCGTTTGAGGAGCGGGGTCCGGGGCGGAGCCCCGGCAGCGGCGGCGCGCGGGGGCAGCGCAAGGTCACCGGGGTCGAGCTCGCCGACGGCTACCGGCTGGAGGCCGATCTCGTCGTCCTCGCCTGCGGCGTCCGCCCCCGCGTCGGCCTCGCGCGGGCCGCCGGGCTGGACGTCCGCACCGGCATCGTGGTCGACGACCACCTCCGCACCGGTGACCCCCACATCCACGCCATCGGTGACTGCGCCGAGCACGCCGGCCAGGTGTACGGCCTCGCGGGCGCCGCCCTGGAACAGGCCGACGCCTTGGCCACGTTCCTCACCGGCGAGCCCACGCGGTACACCGGCACCCGCGCCCTCACCCGCCTCACCCTCACCGCCGACGGTGACCGCGCCCTCGATCTCGCCGCCTTCGGCGAGACCACCGCCCTCCCCGGCGACGACGTGGTCCGGCTCGCCGACGCCACCCGCCGCACCTACCGCAAGGTCGTCCTGCGGGGCGACCGCCTCGTCGGCGGCGTCCTGCTCGGCGAGCTCTCCACCGTGGGGGCCCTCGCCCGCACCTGGGAGGGCGAGGAATCACCGCACGACCTGTTCCACCTGCTCACCGACGACGGAGGCCACTGACATGACCGAGCCCCTGCCCACGATCGTGCTCATCGGGCACGGCATGGTCGGCCAGCGCTACCTCGAAGCACTCGCCGAGCGCGGGGTCACCGCCACGCACCGGATCACCGTGCTCTGCGAGGAGCCCCGGCCCGCCTACGACCGCGTGCACCTGACCTCGTACTTCTCCGGCAGCACCGCCGAGGACCTGTCCATGACGCCCGCCGGGTTCATGGAGCGGCACGGCATCGACCTCCACCTCGACGACCCCGCCGAGCACATCGACCGGGCCGCCCGTACCGTCACCGCCCGGTCCGGGCAGGTCTTCCCGTACGACGTCCTGGTCCTGGCCACCGGCAGCTTCCCCTTCGTACCGCCGGTCCCCGGCAAGGACGCCCCCGGCTGCTTCGTCTACCGCACCATCGAGGACCTCCTCGCCATCGAGGCGTACGCGAAGGACAAGTCCAGCGGCGCGGTCGTCGGCGGCGGACTCCTCGGCCTGGAGGCCGCCGGCGCCCTCCAGGGCCTCGGGCTCGCCACCCGCGTCGTCGAGTTCGCCCCGCGCCTGATGCCCGTACAGGTCGACGACGGTGGCGGCGCGGCCCTGCTGCGCACCATCGAGTCCATGGGGCTGACCGTCCACACCGGCGTCGGCACCCAGGAGGTGGTGACCGGCGAGGACGGCCACGTCAGCGGGATGCGGCTGTCCGACGGCTCGGTCGTCGACACCGACCTCGTCGTCTTCTCCGCCGGTGTCCGCCCCCGCGACCAGTTGGCCCGCGACTGCGGACTGGACGTCGGCGAGCGCGGCGGCATCGCGGTCGACGCCCGCTGCCGCACCTCCGACGCGCATGTCTACGCCATCGGCGAGTGCGCCCTCGCCGTCGACGGCCGCGTCTACGGACTGGTGGCCCCCGGCTACGAGATGGCCGAGACGGCCGCCGACGACCTGCTCGGCCGCGAGAAGGAGTTCACCGGCGCCGACCTCTCCACCAAGCTCAAGCTCCTCGGCGTGGACGTGGCCTCCTTCGGCGACGCCCACGGCACCACCCCGGACAGCCTCGACGTCGTCTGGTCCGACTCCCGCTCCGGGGTCTACAAGAAGCTGGTCGTCTCCCCCGACGGCGTCCTCCTCGGCGGGGTCCTGGTCGGCGACGCGGACTCCTACGGCCTGCTGCGCCCGCTCACCGGAAGCGTCCCGCCCGTCGCCCCCGAGCAGCTGGTGCTGCCCGCCGGGGTCGGCGCCCCGGTCGCGCTCGGCCCGTCCGCGCTCCCCGACCACGCGGTGATCTGCTCCTGCCACAACGTCACCAAGAAGGCCATCGCCGCCTGCGCCACCCTCGCCGAGGTCAAGAAGTGCACCAAGGCGGGCACCGGCTGCGGCAGTTGCGTCAAGGTGATCGGACAGCTGCTGCCCGCCGCCACCGACAAGGGCCTGTGCGGCTGCTTCCCCTTCACCCGGGCCGAGCTCTACGAGATCGTCCGCACCCGCCGGTTGACCTCGTACGAGGAGATCCTCGACGGGCACGGCCGGCCGGAGGCCCGCGGCGGTGACGGCTGCGAGGTGTGCAAGCCCACCGTCGGCTCGATCATCGCCTCGCTGGCCCCCACCCTCGGCGCGAGCGGCTACGTCCTGGACGGGGAGCAGGCCGCCCTCCAGGACACCAACGACCACTTCCTCGCGAACATGCAGCGCAACGGCTCCTACTCGGTCGTCCCGCGCATCCCCGGCGGTGAGATCACCCCGGACAAGCTGATCGTGATCGGTGAGGTGGCCCGCGACTTCGGCCTCTACACGAAGATCACCGGCGGGCAGCGGATCGACCTCTTCGGGGCGAGCGTGGACCAGCTCCCGCGGATCTGGGCGCGGCTCGTCGACGCCGGGTTCGAGTCCGGGCACGCGTACGGGAAGGCCCTGCGCACGGTGAAGTCCTGCGTGGGGCAGACCTGGTGCCGCTACGGGGTCCAGGACAGCGTCCGGATGGCCATCGACCTGGAGCTGCGCTACCGGGGGCTGCGCTCCCCGCACAAGCTCAAGTCGGCGGTCTCCGGCTGCGCCCGCGAGTGCGCGGAGGCACAGAGCAAGGACTTCGGCGTCATCGCGACGGCGAGTGGCTGGAACTTGTACGTGGGCGGCAACGGCGGGGCCACGCCGCGCCACGCCGACCTGCTGGCCCAGGACCTGTCGGACGCGGAACTGGTCCGGCTGATCGACCGGTTCCTGATGTTCTACATCCGCACCGCCGACCGGCTGGAGCGGACCTCCACCTGGCTGGAGCGGCTGGAGGGGGGCCTGGCCCACCTGCGGGACGTGGTCGTGCACGACTCGCTCGGGCTGTGCGCGGAGCTGGAGTCCCTGATGGCCGACCACGTGGCGGCCTACCGGGACGAATGGGCCGAGACGCTCCAGGATCCGGAGCGGCTGCGCCGGTTCGTGTCCTTCGTCAACGCGCCCGGCGCCCCCGACCCGACCGTGAAGTTCGTCCCCGAGCGTGACCAGGTCAAGCCCGACCTGGCCGTCCTGACCATAGGAGGAGCCGTCCGATGACCGTGGAACTGCAGGTGGCGCAGGGCTGGCTGACGGTGTGCGAGCTGTCCTCGCTGATCCCCGGGCGCGGGGTGGCGGCGCTGCTGCCGGACGGGAGCCAGGCGGCGGTGTTCCTCGACCGCGCGGGGCGCCCGTACGCCATCGGCAACCAGGACCCCTTCACCGGCGCGCAGGTGCTCTCGCGCGGGCTGGTGGGGACCGCCGGGGGCCGGCCCTTCGTGGCCTCCCCCCTGCTCAAGCAGCGCTTCGACCTGGAGTCGGGGCGCTGCCTGGACGACGAGGAGACGACGGTCCGGACCTACCCGGTGCGGACCGCCGTGACCTCGTGACCTCGTGACCTCGGGGTGGTGCGTGATCAGCTCTGGACGATCGACGGGTCCATCCACATGATCTCCCAGGTGTGGCCGTCGAGGTCGTCGAAGGCACGGCCGTACATGACGCCGTGGTCCTGGGCGGGGCGGGGTTCGGTGGCACCGGCCGCCAGGGCCCCGTCCACCAGCTCGTCGACGGCGGAGCGGCTCTCGGCGCTCAGACAGATCAGCACCTCGGACGTCTTCGTCGCGTCCGCGATCTCCTTGTGGGTGAAGTCCTTGTAGCGGGCCTCGGTCAGGAGCATCGCGACGATGGTGTCGCTGATGACCATCGAGGCGCAGTTCTCGTCGGTGAACTGGGCGTTGAAGGAGTAGCCCAGCTTGCTCCAGAAGGCCTTGCCGGCCTCCAGGTCCTTGACCGGCAGGTTGACGAAGATCATGGTGGCGGACATCGAGGTCTCTCTTCTCTCGTGTGCGGTGCTTTCGAGAGGTGGACCGCGAGTCCCCGACAAACTCATCGCTGCCTCGCGAACTTTTTTCGATTTTTCTTTCCGGATCACGAAACCGCAGGTCAGGCAAGTGTCCGTCGAGCGGTTGCTCCTGCGTCACGGGGAGTTGGGGCCACGGCAACTGGCGCCTCCTAGGTTCCTCCACCGTGCGCCCCCGCGTCCGACCGGCCGCGGGGCCTTCCTCCCACAGGAGTGACCGTGGAACGTCGTACCTTCCTGCGCGGTGCGGTGATCGGTTCGTCGGCCGCCGCCTTCGGCGGCACGTTGATGCACGGAGCCGCCTACGCCGCCCCCGCCCAGCCGGGTGCCGGACCGTACGGGGCGCTCGGCGCGGCCGACGCCAACGGCATCATGCTCCCCAGCGGTTTCACCAGCCGGGTCATCGCCCGCTCGGGCCAGACCGTCAGCGGTACCTCGTACGCCTGGCACAGCGCCCCCGACGGCGGTGCCTGTTACACCGACGGCTCGGGCTGGATCTACGTGTCCAACTCGGAGATCAACCCCTCCGGCGGCGCGAGCGCGGTGAAGTTCAACTCCTCCGGCACCGTCACCGGCGCCTACCGGATCCTCTCGAACACCCGGCAGAACTGCGCGGGCGGCAAGACCCCCTGGAACACCTGGCTGTCCTGCGAGGAGGTCGACCGCGGCTTCGTCTACGAGACCGACCCGTACGGGGTGAACGCGGCCGTGCAGCGCCCCGCGATGGGCCGGTTCAAGCACGAGGCGGCCGCCGCCGACCCGGTGCGCCAGGTGATCTACCTGACCGAGGACGAGACCAGCGGCTGCTTCTACCGCTTCATCCCGACCACCTGGGGCAACCTCTCCTCCGGCACCCTCCAGGTCCTGAAGGCCGGCACCGCCACCTCGGGCTCCTTCACCTGGCAGAACGTCCCGGACCCGGACGGCTCGCCGACCGCGACCCGTAGCCAGGTCTCGGGCTCGAAGAAGTTCAACGGCGGCGAGGGCTGCCACTACGCCAACGACACCGTCTGGTTCACCACGAAGGGCGACAACCGGGTCTGGCAGCTGAACCTCACGAACAGCACGTACGAGCTGGCCTACGACGACTCGCTCGTACCCGGCGGCGCGGCCCCGCTGACCGGCGTCGACAACGTCACCGGGTCCTCGTACGGCGACCTGTACGTCGCCGAGGACGGCGGCAACATGGAGATCTGCGTGATCACCCCGGACGACGTGGTGGCGCCCTTCCTGCGGATCACCGGCCAGTCCTCCTCCGAGATCACAGGCCCGGCCTTCTCCCCCGCCGGCAACCGGCTCTACTTCTCCAGCCAGCGCGGCACGAGCGGCAGCTCGACCGGCGGCATCACCTACGAGGTGACGGGCCCCTTCCGCACCTGAGCCCCGCTCTCTCAGCCCCGCCGGAGCCCCCTCCCAGCCCCGCCGACGTTCGAGGCGCGGGGGCCCGGGGGGAGAGCCCCGCTGTTCCAGCCCCGCCGGCGTTTGAGGCGCGGGGGCCCGGGGGCAGCGCCCCCGCAACGGCGCCGCACCCGCACAACCGGCCGCACCCCCACGGGCAACCCCGCAGGGGTGCGGCGGCGGCCGCGTCACGACGCCACGGCCCCACCCTTCAGCAGCGCGGCCCCCAGCGGCGTCACGGTGTGCAGCACCGCGTTCCCCCGCCGCAGCGTGGTCACCAGCCCCGCCTCCCGCATCACACACGCGTGCTGACTCGCGGAGGCCAGCGAGACCCCGGCCCGGCGGGCCAGCTCGCTGGTGGTCGCCCCGTCCCCTATGGCCCGCAGCACCACCGACCGGGTGTGCCCGACCAGCTTGCCCAGGGTGCGCTGGCGCTGCTCCTCCACGGGCCGCGCCGCCTCACCCCCCGCCGGCGCCGAGGCCAGCTGCGCGGCGGCCGGGTAGACCAGCACCGGCGGCAGCTCCGGATCGTGCAGGGTCACCGCGGTGCGCCGGCAGAAGAAGGACGGCTGGAGCAGCAGCCCGCGCCCCCGCAGCCGTACGTCACGGTCCACGGGGTAATCGCATTCCAGCACCGGAGCCCGCCAACGCAGCATCGGCGGCAGCGAGTCCAGCAGTTCGTCCGCGCCGCCGTCCAACAGGGCCCGGCCGCGCGCGGCGCGCTCGGCCTCGATCTG comes from Streptomyces virginiae and encodes:
- the dnaG gene encoding DNA primase encodes the protein MAGRINDDDVKAVRDAVPIDAVVSEYLQLRNAGGGNLKGLCPFHDEKSPSFQVSPSKGLYHCFGCQAGGDTLDFVMKIDHLSFSEAVERLAGLAGITLRYEEGGYTAGTSGRGDRIRLVEAHKAAAQFYVDQLGSPEAEIGRKFLAERGFDQAAATHFSVGYSPAGWDHLTRFLRGKGFTDKELITSGLAQDSRSGKPIDRFRGRLMWPIRDISGEVVGFGARKLRDDDNGPKYLNTPETAIYKKSQVLYGIDLAKKEIAKTSRAVVVEGYTDVMACHLAGVTTAIATCGTAFGGDHIKILRRLLMDNATAEVIFTFDGDAAGQKAALRAFEDDQKFAAETSITIAPGGMDPCDLRLAQGDAAVSGLVEARTPLFEFALRHIVSRHNLENPAGRAAALDEAAPVVAHIKNIAIQHESAVQLAGMLGIRDEQFVVKRVAQLARWARERGQGDGPQGGRPGGKPQRGRASYEDVPAPAAQPAGGPALNLRSPAHRTERELLKLALQRPALVSPAFDAYGMDEFTAPPYAAVRQAILDAGGASLGAEDYLARVRGAAPNDTVRALVTELAVEAIHAKTVDEMYAGVQLVQVRLRAVDRRVHEIQGTLSRLGPQAPPEQLAAVQEELWVLQQYGQRLRNRGAEGL
- a CDS encoding gamma-glutamylcyclotransferase family protein — protein: MTSVERLPDPGDPLPFFVYGTLRPGEVNHDLFLRGRTASQEPAVLPDAALYDGPGYPYAVHRPGTAVVGELITAAPGRYGRLLAALDQLEEYGGPGRPGNIYDRIARPVLRPDGTTVRAWVYLAAPLIARDLRESGTEIPGGDWFGRG
- a CDS encoding class F sortase; amino-acid sequence: MGGDLGGARGRAARTPTARHGGLVALAACVGIWLVTSGSREPVGPPLPSPAESLTAAGVVGPGIAPLPGSPPARIRIPSIRVDAPLTGLGLDRRGSLEVPPPDRRDLAGWYRDGTTPGATGTAVIAGHVDDAVGPGVFYDLGALRRGASIEIPRADGRTAVFTVHAVEVYDAKAFPDTRVYGPSARAELRVITCGGGFSPRTGYRGNVVVFAHLTGTY
- a CDS encoding sulfite exporter TauE/SafE family protein translates to MPDISTTMIVILCVAAAAAGWIDAVVGGGGLLLLPALLLGLPNAHPATVLGTNKAVAIVGTAGAAVTYARKAPVNVKLAVRIGLAALAGSMGGAALAGGISKDTLRPLIMVVLVFVAGVVIFKPGFGTAPSTAPVSRQRVLLAIGLAGLGIGFYDGLIGPGTGTFLVLALTALLHLDLVTASATAKIVNCCTNGGALAMFAYQGMVLWQLAALMAVFNLAGGMIGAGMALKKGSGFVRGVLLTVVGALVLKLGIEQWG
- a CDS encoding ferredoxin reductase family protein, producing MRDAVVRVRGGMLGGAGVVTLLWAAQVRPSARPDALFATAAHLSGLLAGYGVLVLLFLMARVPAVEHGVGADRLARWHAFGGRYVLLLVFGHGLFALLGYAVHEGTDVVSAASELLGYPALAAAAAGTVLLAAVGVTSAREVRRRVPHETWRGVHLFVYLAAALAFGHQLAGPDLAAAGWFWALAHTVVAVLLIWYRGVVPVRQALRHALRVADVRVEGPGVVSVVMYGQHLAELRAEPGQFLRWRFLQRRLWHTALPFSLSAPVRGNALRITVKGLGGHSRRIRRLRPGTRVLATGPFGALTAARRTRPKVLLIAGGVGITPMRALFETLPGGPGDITLLYRAGAEEHLVLRSELEAIAAERQAGLHYLLGPSGAAYDPLAPQALAALVPDLAEHDVYLCGPPGMAEATRAALLRAGVPAGRIHSECFSF
- a CDS encoding NAD(P)/FAD-dependent oxidoreductase, coding for MTSDKRVVVIGGGLAGLRLAQRLGPAAAVTVLGDETHVPYNRVLLAEVLAGRYAPEVTALPAPGPVLRRGVRAVRVDRAERAVHCDDGTVARYDTLVLATGSNAVLPPLRGLFEPEGRDLPDGVHAFRTMDDCLALSAAVRPGARVVVIGGGLLGVSATRALAARGAQVVLAQQGERLMERQLDAEASTLLHEHLTALGVEIHTECRVRGLLTSAAPLPGALPPDPRASNAGEAEIALRAIQPRRAGRAGRNPAPPAFEERGPGRSPGSGGARGQRKVTGVELADGYRLEADLVVLACGVRPRVGLARAAGLDVRTGIVVDDHLRTGDPHIHAIGDCAEHAGQVYGLAGAALEQADALATFLTGEPTRYTGTRALTRLTLTADGDRALDLAAFGETTALPGDDVVRLADATRRTYRKVVLRGDRLVGGVLLGELSTVGALARTWEGEESPHDLFHLLTDDGGH